The DNA region GGAAAGTCTGCAACCAGAGGCAGCGCAGTTGTACCCTGAAGACCCCAGGGCAGGGCCTGAGTCTGACTGATGTTTTAAAGCAGGCACTACCTGTTTGATGAGAAGTTCTGGTTCTGCTTCTTCCTCAGTGGACACAGAATTAGGTGCTAACAGACCCTTCAGAGAaactcctctcctcttccttcttgccCAGGTGGCAGGGAAGCTTACttagtattttgttattttcaggtgCTAGAGCctcattgtttcttctttcttctgctttatctTTCTTGCCCATAACACATCTCTGGTCCCCTTGGATCAGGGACAGAGCTAGACTACATCCCCTCTGGGTTGCCACCCATTGTATTTTGGGAGATTAACTTGTTTCTTGGGATCCACAGGTTCACAGATGGAGAGAAGCTGCTCTCAGGGTGAATTACATCCAGACCCTCCCCCCACCAGACATAGATAATTTAGATAATGAGATTTGGCTGAGGTGTGGGACTGAGTTGTGGTGTAAATGGGATGAGATCTTCGGGGACCCTGGGACCAGGTGAATGTATTCTGCATTTGGGATGGACGTGCATCTTTGTGGGGCAGAGGGCAGGCTGGGTAGGCTGAATGCCCTGCCCCAAAggtgtccatgtcctaatccctggaacctgtaaatacGTTACCTTTCACGGCaaaggggactttgcagatgtgattggaGATGGGGAGATTGCCCTGGTGAGCCTAATCTAATCACAGGAGTCCTTAAAAGTAGGGAAATTTCTTGGGCGCTAAGAAGGAGAGATGAGGCGGAGTGGGAGGGCAGAGAGACAACCACATGTCTTTTGTTCACGTGACTTTTCATGTCACCGAGCCTGGAACTTCTCAGGAAGTGCTTGGTGAGAGAAAGACCAGTGAACAATTTTTGAGCCCCTGCTAAGACTGGATTCTATAACAGCCATGTagacaagttacttcacctctctgacccCAAATCATCCCTTTTCTACAGATGACAgaaataaggctcagagaggtgaagtgactcacccaaggtcacccagttaATAAACAGCAGGGCTGAGATGCAAAAGTGGGACCATCGGAACCCATCTGGTTGACAAACTCTACCCACCCCATTAGGGCTTGGCGATAATGGGCGAAACTCCCGGGGTGGACAGCCTCGAAACTTCTCGTGGCCCCATTTGCTCCTTTGCTTCCTTCTGTGGCTTTTCATTCAGGTCACTGGCTGTCAGCCTGTTTCTGATGGAACGGGCCAGCTCTGCCCGGGACAGACCTGCAGAGGGTGCTAGCACCCAAGAGTAAAGGCCTAACGTTCCCAGAGGGTCTGAGGAGTTTCTCAGAAGGAAGGCCCTGGCCGCTTCCCCCACGGCGAGGGACACCAACTGGCCTGAGACCCATCTCTGCCATAGCCTGCTGGCCAGATGTCCTTGGGCAAAGGGCTCCACTTCCTTGGTGGCACTTTTCCCAGAGGAGGGGGAAAGCACCTCCCAGGGGCACTGACACAGAATGAAGTAACACAGGGGAAAGCTCCTAGCCCAGTCCCTGGCTTGCAACCCTTGGTTGAATTGGCATTCTTTATCAAGAGATGTTCCATGATTCTCATAGGACTATAATTTCAGATTCTGCCCAAACCACATGAATCTTTTATTTTGACTCAgctgtctctctcctcttccttttatgttttttacCAAGTCTTCCCTATTTGTACTTCAGAGGGCTCTCAAACATTCTGGCATGCGCCCTCAGGCCAATTATAAACTACCAAAGAAGCTTGATTCAAAAGGCCCTCTTAGACGGCCTGTCAGGGGGCTCCTTGCATTTGGAAACTCTGGAGTGCTGAGTGtaaattcaagaacatggtgCCTTTCCATGGGTGTCTCCTCTGCCTTCCTACCCAAAAATCAGCCATTCACGGAACATTTACTGACTGCCGTGTGTGCTATGCATGTACGGAGACAGATAAATAAGATACAGTCACATCACCAGAGGCCCCTCCGACAGGGACAGAGATACTAACAGACATTTCAGAACAATTTATGTACCTGTCTACAAACCGCACTGGGAAGGGGTATCTAATCCAGTTCCCATGACCCTACCATGTACCATCCACTTCACAGACTGACCTCCAAGCCCAAGGTCAGATAGGCAAGAGCAGGACCAGGACTGCTCAGGTGTGGCTAAGCCTCTCACTCCCTCATCCTCAGCAGGCAGGGGCCCCTGAAAGTCATCCTTTGCACAGGCTCCATGATGTCTGCTAAATGTAGGTCACTATGGCCGAGGATATGTGTTTTCCCCTCATCCTGACACACAGGCAGCTGCTCAGTGAATTTGGACCATGGCCTGAGGTTTAGTAACACCAGCCTAGCCCATGTGGTGGCCCAACAGATTTCAGGGCCACGCAGTCACAGCTGGATCCCTGGGGTTTGAAGATAATTCTGTCCGCGGTGTATTCTCCAGGTTCTTTGCCTTCTCACCATTAAATCACACACAACAGGCCAGGAAACAAAACACTCGACTTTTTCATGTGGTcattccttctccttcctgcttCACCTGATGCATAAAAATTTTGCGGTAAAACTTCAGCTTTACAAGAATATGCAACAGAAAGAATTAGGGAACTCAGTGATCCAAAACTAGCtaaatgagggtttttttttttttttttttcttagaatgtaAAGCAGTTCCAAGAAAAGTGAAGTCACAGCCCAGAGTGCTTATTTTCAGTTCTTAGAAAAGAGCCAATTTCAAAAGGGAAGCTTTGCAGCCAGAGCACACAGCCTGCCCTTGTCTGGTGAGGGGAGCTTGCTGATAAACCAGCTTTGATTTGGCATCAGAAAACTAAAACCCCCGCCCGAGATGCATTTTCATTTGTGATGTCAAGGAGGAAACGCTAGCCGAAACAGTGAGAGTTCTTAATATTCAGGGAAACCACAACAGCTCAGCTAACAGCTAACAGGCTGAGATGGCACACCGCCAGCTCGGAGCCACCGGGAGCCGTCAGCAGTCTGTGCGGACTGTCGGAAAAGCATGGGGCACCCTCGTTTTCCCACCTCCCACACTCCTGAGGTTGTTCACTGCCCAGGCGACGATATCGGCCCAATCAGCGATTTTCAATCAGGCATTTGTTACCAGAAGTTTGGTGAGGACGAAGTGGGCAGGATATGTTTCTCAGCAGCCTGGGTCAGTCTTCTAGCAGAAGAGCAGGCGTCACATAAGGGAACCTCAGTAGGGTCAACTTCGGTTTTAAGGTCTTCGGGAGGCTACCACACACCCAGCTCAGGGGCTACTATTGGGAAGCCCATACTAGTTTTGGAATAAAGTGTTGACCTAAGAATCCTATAATAGAGACGCCacggactacatcaaaattaaatgtCAATGTAATCAAAAGCAACTGGTCAACCGTCCCAGCCAgaaggagcctaaggagacaagaTGACTCCATGTCATAgggtgtcctggatgggatcctggaacagaaaaaggacattaggaaaAACACTAAGGGAATCTGAATAAAGGATAGAGTTTGGTTAATAACATCTCAGTGCTGGTTCACTACTTGTAACCAATGTGTCACATTcatgtaaaatgttaataataaaggAACCAGGAATAATAAAGGAAACAGGGTGCAGGTGTATGGGAACTCTTTGTATTGtgtctttgcaatttttctgtggATCTAAAGCTATTCTAAAAgtatatagggaattccctggcagtccagtggttaggactccacactttcactgccgaaggcctaggttcaatccccggtcagggaactaagatcctgcaagccgtgtggtgtggccaaaaacaagaaaaaaataaaaaaaataaaaataagtaaaaatatataaaaattttaagaggcaACTAATGGATGTGAGTAGGAACTTACTGCTCTTCCCAGCAACAATCATTTGgggcctaccatgtgccagacacatgTAAAAGTGATTTACACACACCTTCACAACAGTGCTGTGAGCTTGGTATAAtctacattttatagataaggaaactaaagcacagagaaggTAGGTAACTTGCTcacagtcacacagcaagtttaATGACAAATGAAGGgcttgggggctttcctggtggcacagtggttgagagtccgcctgccgatgcaggggacacgggttcgtgccccggtccgggaagatcccacatgccgcgcggagcggctaggcccgtgagccatggccgctgagcctgcgcgtccggagcctgtgctccgcaatgggagaggccacaatggtgagaggcccacgtaccacaaaaaagaaaaccaaaaaaaaaaataataataaaaataagtaaaaatatataaaaattttaagaggcaACTAATGGATGTGAGTAGGAACTTACTGCTCTTCCCAGCAACAATCATTTGgggcctaccatgtgccagacacatgTAAAAGTGATTTACACACACCTTCACAACAGTGCTGTGAGCTTGGTATAAtctacattttatagataaggaaactaaagcacagagaaggTAGGTAACTTGCTcacagtcacacagcaagtttaATGACAAATGAAGGgcttgggggctttcctggtggcacagtggttaagaatccacctgccaatgcaggggacatgggttcgagccctggtccgggaagatctcacatgccgcggagcaactaagctcgtgtgccacaactactgagcctgctctctagagcccatgagccacaactactgagcccgtgtgccacaactactgagcccgtgagcctagagcctgtgctctgcaacgagaagccactgcaatgagaagtctgtgcactgcaacgaagagtagcccccgctcgctgcaactagagaaagcccacatgcagcaacaaagacccaaaacagcccaaaataaataaatttattataaaaacaaacaaaaaaacagtgcgCACTTTCCAATTTTCCcacctttaaaagaaaatgctaGAGTTTAAAATTATAGCacatccaaaacactgacaacatcaaatgctggtgaggctGTAGAACAAGAACtccatacactgctgatgggaaagcaaaatggtgcagccacgtTGGAAGACAGTGCTACAGATCGAATACGTCCCCTCCAaagtgctatagactgaatatgTATTCTAACCAGGAGGCTGCCTCCTCGCAGTGTCTCACCAAAAGTTATGAGGCAGAAGTTTAGTTCATGCCTGGAAGTTGTGCTTAGTCTTGATTTTTAGTTTCAACAAGAAATTCTGAAAGTGTTTCAACAGCCCTAAGTGAAGGAAGAAGGGCAGACATCATCGTCCACATCTGCAGGGAATGCACCTTACACATTTAGGGCTGAGTGGTGTCTGAAGCAGAAAGAGGGCTGTGTCTTTGAGAGGCCCCAGTGCCTGCAGTTAGAAAATGCCGTTTGACTTGCAAACTGGATACGGAGGCTGTTGATGGAGAAGACGGCGGAGCCATGaggtcattccttttttatgcagCCTCTTCTCCTGCCCATAACCACACACTTTACTCTCTGCGGACAATGACTGAGGTTCAAATTCTGCCTCGTAAAGTAGGGTTGCAGTGATAATGGAAAAAGTATCATCACTTGTAAAACTTGGAAAATGCAACATGAGAGTTCTGTGTGCtttagagagagagaattaacacacataaagaaaaaaaaaaggagaggaaaaagagaaagagaacaaaacatCTGCTTTTCATCAGCAAACAGTCAAAGCAAGGGGCAGCAGGGGCTGAGTTCACTGGAGTGTCCCAGCATTTAGAAATCCTACATCCAGACTCTTCGAAGCAAAGCTCTCTGATAAACTTTTGAGAAATACATATTGAGTGATGTCCATGAGATCCATACGGTATAAGAACCTAAGTTGTTTCTGAATTTCGGTTGTTTTTATTGACGTTCCAACATCCTCTAAGGAATATTCCTGTGTAAATCTTCCACTTCCAGCTCCCACATGCTTTCATGGAGGGGATTATCAGAAAGATCTGTCATCTTCACAGCCTGCAGGCGCGGCTCAGGGTTGCAGGCCTGAACCACTCCCATCACCATCACATACTTTCCTAGAAGAAGAAAAGCCCAGCGGAAAAGTTCACATTGATagagaagataaaaacaaaacagacacctTAAGTCCTTGAGAGGGCTTAAATTTATCAGGGAGGCAAActggagacaaaaaaaaagcagagagtaGATACCAAAGTGCCAAGGCAGCTAGTGGTCAAAATACATACATTGCCAGCAAATTCCGCATTTAACCTGGAGAATGacatttgtatcttctttggtttctggttttaaaatgctaaaacagggacttccctggtggcgcagtggataggactccacaATTCCAGTGCAGGgcacctgggttcgatccctggtcagggaactagatcccacatgcataacacaactaagagttcacgtgccccaactaaggagccggtgagctgcaactaagaccccacacagggcttccctggtggtgcagtggttgagagtccgcctgccaatgcagaggacatgggtttgtgccccggtccaggaagatcccacatgcctcggagcggctgggcccgtgagccatggctgctgagcctgcatgtccggagcctgtgttccgcgacgggagagggggaaaaaaaaaaaaaaaaaaaaaagacccacacaaccaaataaataaataaataatttaaaaaataaaataaaatgctaaaacaAAATCACAGCACATTGCATAAAGCTATCACGCCCAAAGAGTGGAAGAGTCTCTCACATCAGAGGATGAGTTGTAATTAGACAGACTGCTCTAAGGCGGGGCCTGAAAACTCGAGcttttctcttctccctgttCCTTGCTCCATGCCAGAGTCTGTGCCAGAATCTGTGCACAGGACTGGTCCCCTTTCTGCAAAGACAACCCCTGACAGTCCCGAAGCAAATCCAATTTTCCCTTTATGTTGCCAAAAGAGCTGGGCAGGTGGTAGCACCCCCCATGCCGCCGTTATTCCAACTGCCTGGGACCAATCCCTGCCACCTCCTGCCACCAGCCGGGCATACGCAAGCAAATCAACAAGAGGGcgggctgccatcacaatgatctaaTGACATATTAACCACGACTCTATTCCCATTCCCTTGGGGAAGTGGCTCTCCTTGAAAGCAAAAATGGCCAGTCTTAACCACACAAAACTCAACTgtgtaaaaaaacccaaacacagcAGGAAGAGCAGGCACGTTGCCAGCCCCCACGGAGTGCCCCTGCGAGGCCGCTTTAATCACACTGCTTCCAACGTCAGGACTGGGTTTGTACGCGGGCCTGGGGCTCTGACTGAAGGAAGCCAGGCAAGCTGACACCTTACCCTCTGGTCTTTAGCTCCTGGCATGGCGTACTTAGGTTTCCCTGAACCCATCCCTACATTCTACCTGAGCAAGTAACGTGGGGTCCCTCAGTGACGGAGGCTCATTCTAAAATTACACTTGCCATACCCTCTGAATGGGCCTAAAAAGCTGGTGGAGATGGAGTCCTCAGAAAATGACTGAAGACCCTGGAAAGGAAGAACAAGCCCACAGAGAGTCCCAACAGGTGAGGTAAACACGGAATCCACAAACTCAAAACCTACATGCACCAAGGCGTATGACACAACAATACGGGTGAACTCAAAGGCCTGAGCTCTTTCCTCCCGAGAACAGACCACCTGGTTACTAGTCTGGTTCATTCTACCCACACCCTCTCCCCCAGCCAGAGTCTCTCTCCActgtctctccttctccttccccaccaCGCCCCTCCCTCCTATCAGGCCTTCACCCCGACCATACAGGACTGGATCAGTTGTCCCTCTTCTGCGCCCACGGCACCCTGTGCTAAAGCTCAAGCCTATGACATCACTTTGTGTTTCAGTGGCCTGCTTACTCTTCAGGCTCCCTACCTGAAGCCAGTGTCAGACTTGTCAATCAAGCCCTGGTATTAATTAGCAAGAGGAAATGGTATGGCCCAGGCACACAGGCCAGTAGGTAAGTCAGATGGGTTCACCAACGCGCAATGCCCACTCAGGTACCCACTGGTGCCAACCTTATGCCAAGGCTGGGGCCAGACAGGGGAGACAGCCCCAGCTTGCCTTCAAAGAGCATTGCCTGGGGACCAGCACACCAAACAGCTCGTGCTACATGCTATGCCAAGggtggcaaactttttctgtaaagggccagatactaaatatttcaggctttgagGCCATAgcgtctctgttgcaactattcagaTCTATAGCTGTAATGGTAAAACAGCCCTAGACAATACCTAAATGACggtgctccaataaaactttacttatggaCACGgatatttgaatttcatatattgATACTTTTCCCATGTCATGAAatcttctggttttttttttttaaccatttgaaaacataaaaaacatttttagctcATGGGCCGTGCAAAAAGAGGTGGCAGCCTGTAGTTTGCTGATCTTGCGCTAGACTAACATTGCAATGGAGGGCAGACAGAGAGGGAGGCTGAAGGATGGAGCCAGGGTGGGGTGAGAAGCGTGCAGGAGCATTGCCTAGCAAAAAAAACAATGGTCACTATGGCCTAGGAGCTGTGTTaaggacatttttaaaatgtattgaatcCACACAACAGGCAGGAATTATTGGTCCCTTTGGTAAGAGGTCCAGAAAGGTTAAGAAAAGtgctcctgggagctcagccagAAAGGGCCAGGGCCAGAAAAGTTCAACCTAATACTGAGAATAGTTGTCAGAAAGACACAGAGCCCGCCCTGCCATAGTCtggcccagtggttctcaaagtgtggccccctAGGCCACTGGCACCAGCAGCACCAGgaagctggttagaaatgcaaattcacaGCCCCGCCCAGACCAACAGACTCAAACTCTAAGGGTGGTGCCCAGCCGTCagttttaacaagccctcagggtgggcacgaaaccgtgtcccctgcatcggcaggcggactctcaaccactgcgccaccagggaagcccagaaactgtATTTTTTGAATGGGCTGCAAGTGATGCTTATCAGAACTGCTTGGGTGGCGcttggctggggaggggagggaagaaagggtaTCGAGGCGGGGGACCAGCACCGCAAACACCGGGAGGTAGGACGGCCAGGCCCCGCCCGAGGGCGGTACAAACTCAGGGTCAGCCACGGGGTTGAATACGGCTGTTACCTGGGACGAGGCAGGGCCGCCCCCGCGGCACCCGCTCCAGGCCGCAAACCGAGAAGGCCCCGCTCGGGTCTCGCAGCCGCGCCTCGCCGCCGCCCGCCACCAGCACCGTGCCCTGCATCCATACGGCCGTCAGCTCCAGCGGCTCGCGGCCCGTCGCCGCCCGCGACAGCCGCCACGCGCCCGGGCCGCCCTCCGCGTCGCGCCGCAGCTGCTCCGCCAGAACCTTGAGCGGCGGCGACCGCGGCAGCCTCACGGCCGTGGGGCACCCGCCGGGCAAGGAGGCCGTGGGCGCCGCCGCCATTCTGCCCCCCCGCCTCTTTCCCGCCAACCTTGATGAGCGGCGAGACCTGGTCCGCAGCCACCAATCAGGGGCGCGCTGGCGGAGCCGGCCAGTGGTCGGCGTCGGGAGGCGGGGCCGCCGGACAGAGcggccccactcccaccccaggagTGCGCAGGCGTACGTAAAGTAAATAACCGACCCGCAAGCTAGGAATGgatgaaatgaattaaaagagaaaaaataaatggaggGAGGTACAGAACTCCCTGTTTCCAGGCACCTCAAAATTTGGCGTGCACGCAAATCATCTGGAGAATGTGAGTATTCATCTCTATATCGCCTTGCCTAGTACGGTTCTCTGAGGCTAACAAATAACGTGCAAATACTGAAATGGATTGTAGCAATGGTGAGCCTATGTTTATTGGGAGTTATCAAGAATCGAGTCGAGAGATAAGGCTGTAAAGAGGGACAGGAACAGCTAGTAAAATTGcccttttttattactatttttatttattatattttaataacaacataatttaaaagttaataagATATATTACTATATTTTTCACAAAAGGAATGAacgttcattgtagaaaatttagaaaaggaaatctagaataagaaaagaattgtaaaaatcaCTCAGCGATATCTACCCACTGTTGGTGTATTAGCAttcaggttttaaaatatatacatgtggggcctccctggtggcgcaagtggttaagagtccgcctgccgatgcaggggatacgggttcgtgccccggtctgggaggatcccatatgccgcggagcggctgggcccgtgagccatggccgctgggcctgcgcatccggagcctgtgctccgcaacgggagaggccacaacagtgagaggcccacataccgcaaaaagaaaaaaaataaaaaaaaataaaaaaaaataaaataaaataaaatatatacatgtgtatatatatttttatacacaaatattgttttgtgtattactttcacttaataataaacATCTTTCCATATCAACATATATCCCTCTGCTTCTTCTTGAATGACTGCGTTAAGATTCTATTTGTCTCATCACCTACCTAACCAATATCCTAGAGGTGGACATTAGgctatttccagtttttcactttATAAGTCGCTACTGTGAACCTATCTAGAGCTAAATCTTTGTGCATGTTTCaggtaaatttctagaaatggaattgctccCTAAAAATTGCATGTCCACAACCAGTCAAATCCACAAATCCTAAACCAAGCAATCCTGTAAGTCAAGACCAGTTGTCAGAAGACTTTGTCCTCCCGGGGCCTCCCGCAATACCAGGCTTACAGAGGGTATTCACCAAGAGCTCAATTTTTATAAAGCAGCTAAGAAATACTCAGCCAGGTTCTGACCTAAGACCTTTGCAGGGAGTATCCCATGTACCCACACCCTGTAAATACTGTTCTAACAAAGGGGGAAATGGAGGCTCACAGAAGCTAGGTGGCTTGCCCCCAGCCTCTCTGGCAGTAGCCTCCGTGGGATCCTGGCCTCTATACCTCAACCCTAAGTTGTAGAGTAACCAGGCTCCTAACTTGAGAAGGAAGCAGAGATTTTAACCAAGAGAGAATCCCACCCCCTTCAAGCCTGGTGAGTCCCCACTGGCCTTCCCCAAGGCACCTGAAGACCAGAAAAGTGATGGGGAAGGGAGTTGAAGGAAAGGCCTGGGAATTTCCCACCATTCTCTTGGCCttcaaatttgtgtgtgtgtgcacggacacacacacacacactgggcaCTGATATGTTCAGACTAGAGTTTTGGAAAGATCACTCTGCCAGCAACACGCATGGAGCTTGAGGGGTGTCCTAGTTTATAACCTCCTATGGTGTCATCCCTCCACCTGGAATATGACCATCCCTCCAGGCAGAGCAAAATGTACAAGGAGGGcccagaaaggagagagagcaggaagCATTGAGCAAACTGCCAGGATATCAGAACGGCTGGGACACAGAGTGCAAACAGAGGAGTGGGGATATAGGAGGCTGTACCTACATAACCTCACttcttacccccattttacagatgatgaaactgaggttcaggctAATGACAAGGCTGAGTCCACATGGCTAGCGAGGGGTGGAGCCAGGACTCAACCCAAGTCCATCTGACCCCAAACTTCATGCTCCTTGAACCACACCTGCCATCTCACTGTCCACACTATTGCCCATCTCCCCATCAAAGATGTCTCAGTACATTTGCTCATGCTGTTCTCTGCCCGACATGCCTTCCCCCAGTCTCTCCCAGCTAACTCAGTCACCACGTGCCTGCCACCACCAAGACCACTTCTCTTCAGCGAGCCATTCTTGAGCCCACAACTGGAGTCAACCCCTCCCTTCCAGACCAGGCTGCTGACACCCCTAATCCAGGGTTTCTCAGTCTCAGCCCCACTGACACTTGGGGCTGGGTAATCCTGTGTTTAGGGAGCTGTCCTATGTGCCTTgtgggatgttgagcagcatccctggcctccacccactagatgccagtagtactCTCCTCAAGGTGGCAATCAAAAgtggcttcagggcttccctggtggcgcagtggttgagagtccgcctgccgatgcaggagacatgggttcgtgccccggtctgggaagatcccacatgccgcggagcggctaggtccgtgagccatggccgctgagcctgcgcgtccggagcctgtgctccgcaacgggagaggccacagcactgagaggcccgcgtaccgcaaaaaaaaaagtggtttcagACATTGCCAATGTCCCCTGGAGGGTGAAATCACCGCCTGCTGAGAGCCACTGCACGCATCTACAGACTCACTGCATTCTGTCTTGAACCATAAATACCTGAGTCTGAGTCCGTCTCACCAGCAGGTCAGGGGTCCAAACTCTGATGCCAACAGCAGCCAGGCAGGTAACCCTGGTGGAGCAGTGAAACACTAGCCTTCGCAGGCCCCAATAAAGGGGCCAATCACACTTGTGCAGGGCCTTCCTGGGCCCCAGCTTCCCAGTGAGATCAAAGACTCCTGCAAGGGGGTTTCCTGCCACCTTGAGGACAAAGGTAAGGCAAGGGGAATTCTGGGCCTTGGCCTCACACTCAACCTACACATTCACCAGTTCCTGGGCAGATAAGGCCAAAAACGCTTCTCATTGCCAGGAACAAAACCAAACGCTAGTGCCCAAGGAAAAGAGTTTGTTCTGGAAGATTATCCACGCAGTAACATCTACAAAATGGCAAAACTGTCAGTAGCCAAGCGCTTACTATGTACTAAACACCATGCCAGATGCTTCATGTGCAGAGTCTGTGACTCTTCAGAACAACCCTAAGATgtaagtgcttttctttttttttttttaactttttattttatattggaatatagttgattaacaatgttatagtttcaggtgtacagcaaagtgattcagttatacatatacatgtatccttttttttttacatctttattggagtataattgctttacaatggtgtgttagtttctgctgtataacaaagtgaatcagctatatgtatgcatatgtccccatatcccctccctcttgagtctccctcccaccctccctatcccacccctctaggtcgtcacaaaacatccagctgatctccctgtgctatgcagcagcttcccactagccatcccatgtatctattctttttcaaattcttttcccatttagattgttacgtaatattgagcagagttccctgtgctgt from Mesoplodon densirostris isolate mMesDen1 chromosome 16, mMesDen1 primary haplotype, whole genome shotgun sequence includes:
- the RMI2 gene encoding recQ-mediated genome instability protein 2, which produces MAAAPTASLPGGCPTAVRLPRSPPLKVLAEQLRRDAEGGPGAWRLSRAATGREPLELTAVWMQGTVLVAGGGEARLRDPSGAFSVCGLERVPRGRPCLVPGKYVMVMGVVQACNPEPRLQAVKMTDLSDNPLHESMWELEVEDLHRNIP